One genomic window of Anoplolepis gracilipes chromosome 5, ASM4749672v1, whole genome shotgun sequence includes the following:
- the Gcs1 gene encoding uncharacterized protein Gcs1 isoform X1, with protein sequence MKMARSKMQEKHTKIKAKLVNANSAKTSKSLPLSMNYIIAAVCVTIAAWFGFKGYLETRVNTPYNVEKAFTASGLDVPDRYWGTYRSGVYFGLKTREPHSLVTGLMWYFPRFLRYDGNGFRHWCDQGDKLDRYAWLEHDGRTFGVQEIVDNSVVIRTTFVKRPGGYHGGDWTARIAVLPEKEHNKREEVSLLFYTAIEESTKGWIKANLGDYNRLTGIEGNTQGLGSFIINLNLINGTVEEHSFLATVASGLNVLKETVLQNLRIATEKGSMEKHVVLAGEQLLLLSDGKKEDPNFIVTQVTGRVPFEIEVSYESGSFSNRIDKLTGKNYDEALEKQRQLFSKKFESVFKLKSKGYVDDEITFAKMALSNLLGSIGYFYGTSQVQSTYTQEPVPYWKAPLYTAVPSRSFFPRGFLWDEGFHGLLISIWDMEIELDIISHWFDLMNIEGWIPREMILGQEALAKVPDEFVTQVNTNANPPTFFLTLDFILQHKEQELLNYNFQLLDKLYPRLQAWFSWFNVTQVGNLPGTYRWRGRDGTTNRELNPKTLTSGLDDYPRASHPNVDERHVDLRCWIAFAARVMARIAEALNYSAEKYEETLQYLSDNNLLNKLHWSSNTQVYSDYGLHTDKVVLRKSVLPSQKQRAHTQSLEMIRVVLEDPSFKYVDTTFGYVSLFPFILQLIEPDSPQLGKILQDLRDPDLLWTKYGLRSLAKTSPLYMKYNTEHDGPYWRGPIWINLNYLTVRAAYYYSNVNGVYQESAKKIYEELRKNLIQNIIKQYKKSGYLWENYDSADGEGRGSHPFTGWTSLVVLLMAEIY encoded by the exons ATGAAAATGGCAAGAAGCAAAATGCAAGAAAAACACACAAAGATAAAAGCTAAACTCGTAAATGCAAATTCTGCCAAGACAAGTAAAAGTTTACCGTTatcaatgaattatataattgctgCTGTATGTGTTACCATTGCAGCTTGGTTTGGATTCAAAGGATATCTTGAAACGAGAGTAAATACTCCATATAATGTAGAAAAGGCat TTACCGCATCTGGCTTGGATGTTCCGGATAGATATTGGGGCACTTATAGATCCGGTGTATATTTTGGTTTAAAAACAAGAGAGCCGCATTCTTTGGTGACTGGTTTGATGTGGTATTTTCCACGTTTTCTACGGTATGACGGAAACGGATTTAGACATTGGTGCGACCAAGGTGATAAATTAGACAG ATATGCATGGCTGGAACATGATGGACGAACGTTTGGTGTTCAAGAAATAGTAGATAATTCTGTAGTTATAAGAACAACATTTGTCAAGAGACCTGGTGGATATCACGGTGGTGATTGGACCGCAAGAATTGCAGTATTGCCAGAAAAAGAGCACAATAAAAGGGAAGAAGTAtcgctattattttatacagctATTGAGGAGAGCACAAAAGGTTGGATAAAGGCTAATCTAGGAGATTACAACCGCTTGACAGGAATAGAGGGAAACACGCAAGGATTAGGATccttcattataaatttgaatttaataaatggtaCTGTAGAAGAACATTCCTTTCTAGCAACAGTCGCGTCTGGtctaaatgtattaaaagaaACTGTTTTGCAAAATCTTCGCATTGCGACTGAAAAAGGATCTATGGAAAAACACGTAGTTTTAGCTGGTGAACAACTACTCTTATTGTCCGATGGAAAAAAGGAGGATCCAAATTTCATAGTAACTCAAGTAACAGGAAGAGTCCCTTTCGAGATTGAAGTTAGTTACGAATCTGGTAGCTTCAGTAATAGAATAGACAAACTAACAGGCAAGAACTACGACGAGGCTCTCGAGAAACAGAGacaattattttcgaaaaaattcgaGAGTGTTTTCAAATTAAAGTCCAAAGGATACGTAGACGACGAAATAACATTCGCAAAGATGGCACTCTCAAATCTCTTAGGTTCAATAGGTTATTTCTATGGAACTTCACAAGTACAAAGTACGTATACCCAGGAACCCGTGCCTTATTGGAAAGCACCTTTGTATACCGCTGTACCCAGCAGAAGTTTTTTTCCTCGTGGTTTTCTGTGGGACGAAGGTTTTCACGGTTTACTCATTTCAATCTGGGATATGGAGATAGAATTGGACATTATAAGTCATTGGTTCGATCTGATGAATATCGAGGGTTGGATCCCAAGAGAGATGATTTTGGGCCAGGAGGCTCTGGCTAAAGTGCCCGACGAATTTGTTACTCAAGTCAATACAAACGCTAATCCGCCCACATTCTTTTTAACGCTGGACTTTATACTCCAGCATAAAGAGCAGGAATTactgaattataattttcagttGCTCGACAAATTATATCCACGATTACAGGCATGGTTCTCATGGTTCAATGTCACGCAAGTCGGTAATCTACCTGGCACATACAGATGGCGAGGTAGAGACGGGACGACTAATAGAGAATTGAATCCCAAAACGCTCACATCGGGTCTGGACGATTACCCTAGGGCTTCTCATCCGAATGTCGACGAACGTCACGTCGATTTACGTTGCTGGATCGCGTTCGCCGCTCGAGTTATGGCTAGAATCGCTGAAGCATTGAATTACTCTGctgaaaaatatgaagaaacaTTACAGTATCTATCCGACAACAACTTGTTGAACAAACTGCATTGGTCATCGAATACACAAGTTTATTCCGATTATGGCTTACATACCGATAAAGTAGTCTTACGGAAATCCGTATTACCATCTCAAAAACAGCGAGCTCATACGCAATCTTTGGAAATGATACGCGTCGTATTGGAGGATCCGTCTTTTAAATACGTCGATACAACCTTTGGATACGTATCGCTGTTTCCTTTCATTCTGCAGCTCATCGAGCCTGACTCACCACAATTGGGGAAGATATTGCAAGATCTACGGGATCCCGATTTGTTGTGGACCAAATATGGATTGCGCTCGCTCGCGAAAACATCGCCGCTATACATGAAATACAATACTGAACACGACGGGCCTTACTGGCGCGGTCCTATCTGGATAAATCTCAATTATTTGACGGTACGGGCCGCGTATTATTACTCTAACGTGAATGGTGTATATCAAGAAAGCGCGAAGAAGATATATGAAGAGTtgagaaagaatttaatacaaaatattattaagcaaTATAAGAAAAGTGGATACTTGTGGGAAAATTATGATAGCGCCGATGGAGAAGGTAGAGGAAGTCACCCTTTCACTGGTTGGACTTCCTTGGTTGTATTACTTATGgcagaaatatattag
- the Gcs1 gene encoding uncharacterized protein Gcs1 isoform X2, with product MWYFPRFLRYDGNGFRHWCDQGDKLDRYAWLEHDGRTFGVQEIVDNSVVIRTTFVKRPGGYHGGDWTARIAVLPEKEHNKREEVSLLFYTAIEESTKGWIKANLGDYNRLTGIEGNTQGLGSFIINLNLINGTVEEHSFLATVASGLNVLKETVLQNLRIATEKGSMEKHVVLAGEQLLLLSDGKKEDPNFIVTQVTGRVPFEIEVSYESGSFSNRIDKLTGKNYDEALEKQRQLFSKKFESVFKLKSKGYVDDEITFAKMALSNLLGSIGYFYGTSQVQSTYTQEPVPYWKAPLYTAVPSRSFFPRGFLWDEGFHGLLISIWDMEIELDIISHWFDLMNIEGWIPREMILGQEALAKVPDEFVTQVNTNANPPTFFLTLDFILQHKEQELLNYNFQLLDKLYPRLQAWFSWFNVTQVGNLPGTYRWRGRDGTTNRELNPKTLTSGLDDYPRASHPNVDERHVDLRCWIAFAARVMARIAEALNYSAEKYEETLQYLSDNNLLNKLHWSSNTQVYSDYGLHTDKVVLRKSVLPSQKQRAHTQSLEMIRVVLEDPSFKYVDTTFGYVSLFPFILQLIEPDSPQLGKILQDLRDPDLLWTKYGLRSLAKTSPLYMKYNTEHDGPYWRGPIWINLNYLTVRAAYYYSNVNGVYQESAKKIYEELRKNLIQNIIKQYKKSGYLWENYDSADGEGRGSHPFTGWTSLVVLLMAEIY from the exons ATGTGGTATTTTCCACGTTTTCTACGGTATGACGGAAACGGATTTAGACATTGGTGCGACCAAGGTGATAAATTAGACAG ATATGCATGGCTGGAACATGATGGACGAACGTTTGGTGTTCAAGAAATAGTAGATAATTCTGTAGTTATAAGAACAACATTTGTCAAGAGACCTGGTGGATATCACGGTGGTGATTGGACCGCAAGAATTGCAGTATTGCCAGAAAAAGAGCACAATAAAAGGGAAGAAGTAtcgctattattttatacagctATTGAGGAGAGCACAAAAGGTTGGATAAAGGCTAATCTAGGAGATTACAACCGCTTGACAGGAATAGAGGGAAACACGCAAGGATTAGGATccttcattataaatttgaatttaataaatggtaCTGTAGAAGAACATTCCTTTCTAGCAACAGTCGCGTCTGGtctaaatgtattaaaagaaACTGTTTTGCAAAATCTTCGCATTGCGACTGAAAAAGGATCTATGGAAAAACACGTAGTTTTAGCTGGTGAACAACTACTCTTATTGTCCGATGGAAAAAAGGAGGATCCAAATTTCATAGTAACTCAAGTAACAGGAAGAGTCCCTTTCGAGATTGAAGTTAGTTACGAATCTGGTAGCTTCAGTAATAGAATAGACAAACTAACAGGCAAGAACTACGACGAGGCTCTCGAGAAACAGAGacaattattttcgaaaaaattcgaGAGTGTTTTCAAATTAAAGTCCAAAGGATACGTAGACGACGAAATAACATTCGCAAAGATGGCACTCTCAAATCTCTTAGGTTCAATAGGTTATTTCTATGGAACTTCACAAGTACAAAGTACGTATACCCAGGAACCCGTGCCTTATTGGAAAGCACCTTTGTATACCGCTGTACCCAGCAGAAGTTTTTTTCCTCGTGGTTTTCTGTGGGACGAAGGTTTTCACGGTTTACTCATTTCAATCTGGGATATGGAGATAGAATTGGACATTATAAGTCATTGGTTCGATCTGATGAATATCGAGGGTTGGATCCCAAGAGAGATGATTTTGGGCCAGGAGGCTCTGGCTAAAGTGCCCGACGAATTTGTTACTCAAGTCAATACAAACGCTAATCCGCCCACATTCTTTTTAACGCTGGACTTTATACTCCAGCATAAAGAGCAGGAATTactgaattataattttcagttGCTCGACAAATTATATCCACGATTACAGGCATGGTTCTCATGGTTCAATGTCACGCAAGTCGGTAATCTACCTGGCACATACAGATGGCGAGGTAGAGACGGGACGACTAATAGAGAATTGAATCCCAAAACGCTCACATCGGGTCTGGACGATTACCCTAGGGCTTCTCATCCGAATGTCGACGAACGTCACGTCGATTTACGTTGCTGGATCGCGTTCGCCGCTCGAGTTATGGCTAGAATCGCTGAAGCATTGAATTACTCTGctgaaaaatatgaagaaacaTTACAGTATCTATCCGACAACAACTTGTTGAACAAACTGCATTGGTCATCGAATACACAAGTTTATTCCGATTATGGCTTACATACCGATAAAGTAGTCTTACGGAAATCCGTATTACCATCTCAAAAACAGCGAGCTCATACGCAATCTTTGGAAATGATACGCGTCGTATTGGAGGATCCGTCTTTTAAATACGTCGATACAACCTTTGGATACGTATCGCTGTTTCCTTTCATTCTGCAGCTCATCGAGCCTGACTCACCACAATTGGGGAAGATATTGCAAGATCTACGGGATCCCGATTTGTTGTGGACCAAATATGGATTGCGCTCGCTCGCGAAAACATCGCCGCTATACATGAAATACAATACTGAACACGACGGGCCTTACTGGCGCGGTCCTATCTGGATAAATCTCAATTATTTGACGGTACGGGCCGCGTATTATTACTCTAACGTGAATGGTGTATATCAAGAAAGCGCGAAGAAGATATATGAAGAGTtgagaaagaatttaatacaaaatattattaagcaaTATAAGAAAAGTGGATACTTGTGGGAAAATTATGATAGCGCCGATGGAGAAGGTAGAGGAAGTCACCCTTTCACTGGTTGGACTTCCTTGGTTGTATTACTTATGgcagaaatatattag
- the Arp1 gene encoding actin-related protein 1 gives MEPYDVIVNQPVVIDNGSGVIKAGFAGDQIPKCRFPNYIGRPKHVRVMAGALEGDLFVGPIAEEHRGLLSLRYPMEHGIVTDWNDMERIWSYVYSKDQLATFSEEHPVLLTEAPLNPRKNREKAAEIFFETFNVPALFVSMQAVLSLYATGRTTGVVLDAGDGVTHAVPIYEGFAMPHSIMRVDIAGRDVTKHLKLLLRKEGINFKTTAEFEIVRIIKERACYLASNPQKEETIETEKFQYLLPDGRHLEIGPARFRAPEVLFRPDLIGEECEGLHEVLTYSIQKSDLDLRKVLFQNIVLSGGSTLFRGFGDRLLSEIRRMSPKDIKIRISAPQERLYSTWIGGSILASLDTFKKMWVSKREFDEDGIRAIHRKTF, from the exons ATGGAACCATACGACGTAATCGTCAATCAACCGGTGGTTATTGATAAC GGATCAGGTGTGATTAAAGCAGGGTTTGCAGGTGACCAGATACCAAAATGCAGATTTCCAAACTA TATTGGGAGGCCAAAACATGTACGTGTTATGGCTGGTGCTTTAGAAGGAGATCTGTTTGTGGGTCCAATAGCAGAAGAGCATCGTGGCCTTTTATCCCTTCGATATCCAATGGAACATGGCATAGTCACAGATTGGAATGATATGGAACGTATTTGGTCTTATGTTTATAGTAAAGATCAGTTAGCAACATTCAGTGAAGAGCATCCCGTCTTACTTACAGAAGCACCTTTAAATCCAAGAAAGAATCGTGAAAAGGcagctgaaatattttttgaaacttttaatgTTCCGGCCTTATTTGTTTCTATGCAAGCTGTACTTAGCTT ataTGCAACAGGTAGAACAACAGGAGTAGTTTTAGATGCTGGAGATGGTGTTACGCATGCTGTACCTATTTATGAAGGTTTTGCTATGCCTCATAGTATAATGCGAGTTGATATAGCAGGACGTGATGTTACAAAGCAtcttaaattacttttacgtAAGGAAGGTATTAATTTCAAGACTACAGCAGAATTTGAAATTGTCAGAATAATTAAAGAGCGAGCGTGCTACCTTGCTAGCAATCcacaaaaagaagaaacaataGAAACGgagaaatttcaatatttgttaCCTGATGGCAGGCACTTGGAG attgGTCCCGCACGATTTAGAGCTCCCGAAGTGTTGTTTAGACCAGATCTGATAGGTGAAGAATGTGAAGGCCTTCATGAAGTATTAACATACTCCATTCAGAAGTCCGATTTGGATTtgagaaaagttttatttcaaaatattgtactttCCGGAGGATCAACGCTATTTCGC GGTTTTGGTGATAGATTATTGTCGGAAATTCGTAGGATGTCACCaaaagacattaaaataaGG ATATCTGCACCTCAAGAACGATTATATAGCACTTGGATTGGTGGTTCCATTTTGGCTTCTTTAGACacttttaagaaaatgtgGGTGAGTAAAAGAGAGTTTGATGAAGATGGTATACGGGCTATTCATCGTAAGACATTTTGA